A single window of Granulicella mallensis MP5ACTX8 DNA harbors:
- a CDS encoding PadR family transcriptional regulator, whose protein sequence is MKLRKSSQTTLVLAEFLQCEQEWRYGYDISRNTGLKSGTLYPILMRLAEHHMLETSWEATETGRPPRHMYKLTNDGLRYAREQVSAASVQSVGQPAFGGVTA, encoded by the coding sequence ATGAAGCTACGTAAGTCATCGCAAACCACACTCGTGCTGGCTGAGTTCCTTCAATGCGAGCAGGAGTGGCGCTATGGCTACGACATCAGCCGCAACACAGGGCTGAAGTCAGGGACGCTGTATCCGATCCTGATGCGGCTGGCAGAGCACCACATGTTGGAGACGAGCTGGGAGGCCACGGAGACAGGCCGTCCGCCGCGCCACATGTATAAGCTGACGAACGACGGCCTGCGGTACGCACGTGAGCAGGTGAGTGCTGCCTCGGTACAGTCTGTGGGGCAACCAGCCTTCGGCGGGGTGACAGCCTAA